From the Methanooceanicella nereidis genome, one window contains:
- a CDS encoding OmpL47-type beta-barrel domain-containing protein encodes MIDYQSPSTYIVNDDIRGWYHGYIILHAFDDTGVANITYRVDSGTATVVAGDDATVSMTDGYHTLEYWSIDLAGHEETHHSVNVRSDRTDPSTSISPPTAYGWYKGEIILNATDNLSGVYNISYRIDSGITRTISGSSGPVNYPKDGTYTLEYWSTDMAGNEESRKSATIKVDNTAPVTDVYKPIGYNGWFVDQIYIYADDNSGCGVANISYRIDNGPVVVVNGSTAILNVPDGIYSLEYWGTDKVGNVEYSHGETIKKDTQDPVTSLDPPTGNDSWYIIQPRLKASDNLSGIYRLYYMIDSGSWNWTGPTIRIDVPDGSHTLKYYSVDIAGNREGTHTAAFKQDLNEPRTTALFSGTTGNNGWYTSDVSATLTADDGGGSWVTNISYYLDSAPAQTVNGNRVTVDIKGTGIHTLGYWSNDIAGNTEYKNISTIKIDNIAPTTSVSASDGNNGWYTGPVILTASDNVSGIANISYRIDSGPVMNVSASSATVNVPDGSHTLYYWSTDMAGNVESEKSVAIKADLSAPVTSVSAPDGNNGWYTGPLTLSANDTVSGVLNLTYRLDSGSPIEITGSSVILNLQDGAHTLEYWSADKAGNVEVHQNKVVNVDKRAPVTSVSAPDGDNGWYIGPLTLTASDHPGMDGILYSDVASIFYQVDSGAVQRYNGSSLTISIPDGTHTLSYWSVDNSGNVESTINTTVKVDTVLPSVFWAANSTPNAYGWYNHDVLIEFTPVVGISGVQSIIPGSELVLTSSSNPITCTVTDGAGRTANVTTDAIYIDKVIPTITAFTTPADPNTNGWFNTSVTVNFTATNGPSGIDTMIGNTTLTGEGADQKVTGTVTSRSGNTNSTTASINIDMTEPVISCSLEGHLSDKGWFDSDVQVTLTSTDILSGVNKTEYSMDGINWNNYTGPFKIALGKQMYVYYRSADNAGNTATGEQFIFFPPVSISMSLVQGTTGPTATPTPEPSVTVSPVPTATPSPVSSVTATPSPEPTATEQAGPVDLTMLSLLIALAVAGLGAVYFLFMRK; translated from the coding sequence ATGATAGATTATCAATCTCCAAGTACCTATATCGTAAATGATGATATTCGCGGCTGGTATCATGGTTACATAATCCTTCATGCGTTTGATGACACAGGTGTTGCAAATATTACTTATCGTGTCGATTCCGGGACTGCGACAGTAGTCGCTGGTGATGACGCTACCGTCAGTATGACTGACGGTTATCATACGCTGGAATACTGGAGTATCGATCTGGCCGGACATGAGGAAACCCACCACAGCGTTAATGTAAGATCCGACAGAACGGACCCGTCTACCAGTATTTCGCCGCCTACGGCCTACGGGTGGTACAAAGGAGAAATAATCCTGAACGCAACGGACAATTTATCCGGAGTCTATAATATCTCATACAGGATCGATTCAGGAATTACTCGTACGATCTCGGGCAGTTCCGGTCCTGTAAATTACCCGAAAGATGGTACTTATACGCTGGAATACTGGAGTACCGATATGGCGGGTAATGAGGAGTCCCGAAAAAGCGCAACGATAAAGGTTGATAACACTGCTCCCGTAACGGATGTTTATAAACCTATTGGTTATAATGGCTGGTTCGTGGACCAGATATACATTTATGCAGATGATAATAGCGGATGCGGTGTGGCAAATATCTCTTACCGGATCGATAATGGGCCTGTGGTAGTAGTTAATGGTAGCACGGCCATTTTGAATGTGCCTGACGGCATCTACAGCCTGGAATATTGGGGTACGGACAAGGTCGGAAATGTAGAATACTCACACGGTGAAACCATAAAGAAGGATACCCAGGACCCGGTAACCTCTTTAGATCCGCCCACGGGAAATGATAGCTGGTATATTATCCAGCCGAGGTTAAAAGCTTCTGATAACTTATCCGGTATATACAGGCTTTATTACATGATCGATTCAGGTAGCTGGAATTGGACCGGTCCTACTATCCGTATTGATGTGCCGGACGGTAGCCATACGCTGAAATACTATAGTGTGGATATAGCAGGTAACAGGGAAGGCACGCATACCGCTGCCTTTAAACAAGATCTGAATGAACCGAGGACTACTGCATTATTTTCGGGGACTACTGGCAATAACGGATGGTATACCAGCGATGTTTCCGCAACGCTTACTGCCGATGACGGAGGCGGTTCATGGGTCACGAATATAAGCTACTATCTGGACTCTGCGCCCGCTCAGACCGTAAACGGTAACAGAGTCACGGTGGATATAAAAGGAACAGGAATTCATACTCTGGGCTACTGGAGTAATGATATTGCCGGTAATACTGAATATAAAAACATCTCTACGATAAAAATAGACAATATCGCCCCCACAACTTCAGTGTCCGCTTCGGACGGCAACAATGGCTGGTATACCGGCCCCGTCATACTAACGGCATCAGATAATGTATCGGGGATCGCGAATATCTCCTACAGGATCGATTCCGGGCCGGTAATGAACGTTTCTGCCAGTTCGGCTACTGTTAATGTACCTGACGGTTCTCATACGTTATATTACTGGAGCACTGACATGGCCGGAAATGTTGAAAGCGAGAAAAGCGTAGCGATAAAAGCAGACCTTAGTGCTCCTGTGACATCCGTTTCCGCTCCGGACGGCAACAATGGCTGGTATACAGGGCCTCTGACTCTCTCTGCAAATGATACTGTGTCCGGTGTATTGAATTTAACTTACCGGCTCGACTCAGGTTCCCCTATAGAGATCACTGGCAGTTCAGTAATATTAAATTTGCAGGATGGCGCTCACACTCTTGAATACTGGAGCGCTGATAAAGCAGGGAATGTAGAAGTCCATCAAAATAAAGTGGTCAATGTCGATAAGCGTGCGCCGGTGACCTCTGTCTCAGCTCCTGACGGCGATAATGGCTGGTATATTGGTCCGCTTACCCTGACCGCGTCTGACCATCCAGGTATGGACGGAATATTGTATTCGGATGTAGCCAGTATTTTCTATCAGGTGGATTCGGGAGCCGTACAGAGGTATAATGGCAGTTCATTAACTATATCCATCCCTGACGGGACACATACTCTAAGCTATTGGAGTGTGGATAATTCAGGGAATGTTGAGAGTACTATTAACACTACTGTGAAAGTTGATACGGTATTGCCGTCTGTTTTCTGGGCTGCGAACTCTACCCCTAACGCATACGGATGGTACAATCATGACGTGCTGATCGAGTTTACGCCGGTCGTAGGCATATCGGGCGTCCAATCAATTATTCCGGGGAGTGAACTGGTATTGACATCATCCTCAAACCCGATAACATGCACGGTCACTGACGGCGCAGGCCGTACGGCGAACGTTACGACTGATGCGATCTACATTGACAAGGTCATCCCGACGATAACTGCATTCACGACACCTGCCGATCCAAATACGAATGGCTGGTTCAACACAAGCGTCACCGTCAACTTCACCGCTACAAACGGACCTTCCGGCATTGATACCATGATCGGAAATACTACGCTCACGGGTGAAGGGGCCGATCAAAAGGTAACTGGAACCGTAACCAGCAGATCGGGCAACACAAACAGTACGACGGCCAGTATAAACATTGATATGACGGAGCCCGTAATATCGTGCAGCCTTGAAGGCCATCTATCCGATAAGGGATGGTTCGACTCTGACGTTCAGGTCACCCTGACATCGACAGACATATTGTCCGGCGTGAACAAGACTGAGTACAGCATGGACGGCATCAACTGGAATAACTATACGGGACCTTTCAAGATCGCATTAGGCAAACAGATGTATGTCTATTACAGGTCAGCCGATAATGCGGGGAATACAGCGACAGGAGAACAATTCATTTTCTTCCCGCCGGTCAGTATAAGCATGAGCTTAGTCCAGGGTACAACAGGACCTACAGCTACGCCGACACCAGAGCCGTCGGTAACGGTGTCGCCTGTCCCGACAGCTACACCGTCCCCTGTATCTTCAGTAACGGCTACGCCCTCGCCTGAACCTACAGCGACAGAGCAGGCCGGACCTGTCGATCTGACGATGCTGTCGTTACTGATAGCGCTGGCAGTTGCCGGACTGGGAGCTGTGTACTTCCTGTTCATGAGAAAGTAA
- a CDS encoding MFS transporter yields the protein MMVFQNEGLDSSLGQKNVNVGSPAKNVLRNRNFLLLWLGQCTSLIGDQFTMIALPWLVLLVTGDPLALGLVLAFEGVPRAVFMLFGGAVTDRFSQRTVMLISDILRFLLVAMLAAMVLTGSIQMWMLYAISLAFGIVSGFFLPASGSMVPRIVKSEELMVGNSIIQGTAQISVFIGPLLAGGLIALFANSSMALGGNSAAMVGVGAAFAFDALTYLISIVSLWLMKVSVPQASATGMTEILSSIREGINFVIGTPKILYMFLILSAVNFLFVGPFLVGIPTIANSRLIEGAAAFGIIMSAHGLGNLIGLIGSGVIKIKPQNIGLIASGVICVFGIGLAITGFMTSTWVCSGIVFVLGMFNGYLGIVIITMLQKNTPPDMMGRLMSLTIFASTGLVPISQALSGVLIKISLEGLFVTCGVLIFLTGVIAALSKEVKNFGLELQ from the coding sequence ATGATGGTGTTTCAAAATGAAGGCCTTGATAGTTCATTAGGCCAGAAAAACGTGAATGTCGGGAGTCCGGCAAAAAACGTATTACGTAATCGCAATTTTCTATTATTATGGCTTGGCCAGTGTACATCGCTGATAGGCGACCAGTTCACGATGATCGCTCTTCCATGGCTTGTGCTTCTCGTGACCGGCGATCCGCTTGCGCTCGGGCTGGTCCTCGCGTTCGAAGGGGTGCCAAGGGCCGTTTTCATGCTCTTCGGCGGCGCTGTTACCGATAGGTTCTCACAGCGTACCGTAATGCTCATCTCCGACATTCTCCGTTTCCTGCTCGTCGCAATGCTTGCCGCTATGGTGTTGACGGGCAGCATCCAGATGTGGATGCTATATGCTATATCGCTGGCATTCGGTATCGTATCGGGCTTTTTCCTTCCTGCTTCCGGATCCATGGTGCCGCGTATCGTGAAAAGCGAAGAGCTGATGGTCGGTAACTCCATCATACAGGGCACCGCCCAGATAAGCGTTTTCATTGGGCCCCTTCTTGCCGGAGGATTAATAGCTTTATTCGCGAATAGTTCTATGGCACTGGGCGGCAATTCCGCGGCAATGGTGGGTGTCGGGGCCGCTTTCGCTTTCGACGCGCTCACATACCTGATCTCGATCGTATCGCTATGGCTTATGAAGGTAAGCGTACCGCAGGCTTCTGCGACAGGCATGACCGAGATCCTGTCATCGATCAGGGAAGGCATAAACTTCGTTATCGGTACTCCGAAAATACTCTATATGTTCCTCATACTGTCTGCGGTAAATTTCTTGTTCGTCGGCCCCTTCCTAGTGGGAATACCGACTATCGCGAACAGCAGGCTAATAGAGGGCGCGGCTGCTTTCGGGATAATCATGTCCGCCCATGGCCTTGGTAACCTGATAGGCTTGATCGGATCAGGAGTAATAAAGATCAAGCCGCAAAATATCGGGCTCATCGCTTCAGGCGTCATCTGCGTGTTCGGCATAGGCCTTGCCATCACAGGTTTTATGACCTCTACCTGGGTTTGCTCCGGCATAGTGTTCGTACTCGGGATGTTCAACGGTTATCTCGGCATAGTCATCATAACGATGCTGCAGAAAAATACGCCTCCAGATATGATGGGGAGGCTGATGAGCCTGACGATCTTCGCATCGACCGGGCTTGTGCCGATATCTCAGGCATTATCGGGCGTTCTGATAAAGATTAGCCTAGAAGGTTTATTTGTCACGTGCGGCGTACTGATATTCCTGACCGGGGTAATTGCGGCTCTATCTAAAGAAGTGAAGAATTTCGGGCTGGAGCTTCAGTAG
- a CDS encoding winged helix-turn-helix domain-containing protein, with the protein MDTITMDNAELQSGTPNIRSSNGEKQLEYISLLKDKLKFRILMLLLTHGELNITEISNTLHKSKSTISRHLAEMEGVIVDCKEAFKDQEIAGRITPKYYRISEEFKKKVTAVEANYAAGTEGQMKFYHDLIELLRTGVDISKENFDMIHDMTDYLESQMDDPEKARQVFDSYVFGQDFYMEICYLNEAQYRQFLEFLSELRQKAASLREVSPDEKKPYVFIGSLVNYGKMLELQGRMNERKMGKK; encoded by the coding sequence ATGGATACGATAACTATGGATAACGCAGAACTACAATCCGGAACACCGAATATCAGATCTTCTAACGGTGAGAAGCAACTGGAGTATATCTCTCTTCTTAAAGATAAGCTAAAATTCAGGATCTTGATGCTGCTGCTTACCCATGGAGAATTGAATATCACAGAGATAAGTAATACTTTACATAAGAGCAAGTCGACGATCTCAAGGCATCTGGCCGAAATGGAAGGCGTCATCGTCGACTGTAAAGAAGCCTTCAAAGATCAAGAGATCGCAGGACGTATAACTCCAAAGTACTACAGGATATCGGAAGAGTTCAAAAAGAAGGTGACCGCTGTCGAGGCCAATTACGCGGCGGGCACTGAAGGGCAAATGAAGTTTTACCATGACCTGATAGAATTGCTTCGTACTGGCGTGGATATATCTAAAGAAAATTTTGACATGATCCATGATATGACCGACTATCTGGAATCGCAAATGGACGATCCAGAAAAAGCCAGACAGGTTTTCGATTCATATGTTTTCGGCCAGGATTTTTACATGGAGATATGCTATTTGAATGAAGCCCAGTACCGGCAATTCCTGGAATTTTTATCAGAGCTGAGACAAAAAGCTGCCAGCCTTAGAGAGGTCTCTCCCGATGAGAAGAAGCCTTATGTTTTTATCGGAAGCCTTGTCAATTACGGTAAAATGCTGGAACTTCAGGGCCGGATGAATGAGAGAAAGATGGGGAAAAAGTGA